The genomic region GCCGTAATCGCAATAATGGGTATATCTTTACCTGAGCCATTGATGTTTCGAATTTTCTCCATAGCCTCAATACCATTCATAACCGGCATTGAAATATCCATAAGTACAACATCGGGGCTATTTCCGGCATAAGAATCTAAAGCTTCCTTCCCATTTTCCGCTTCTATAATTTCAAAATCCTTCATTTCCAGCATTATTCGGGCTAATGCTCTGTTAATAGGCAGATCATCAACTATAAGTGCTTTTAAGCTTTTTTTAGCGCTTAACTCAACCTTTGAAGCGTATTTATTTTCTTTGCTGACTGCATTACCGGCATCTTCACCTATAGGAATCTGTAAAACAATACGAGTACCCTTTTCTTGAACACTTGTTATATCTAATGACCCATCCAAAATATGGACTAATTTTTGGCAAGTGGTAAGCCCAAGTCCGGTTCCTGTTTTTTGCTTCACATTCGCTTGCCAGAAAGGTTTAAAAACATGTTTCATGTCTTCCTCAGAAATTCCAATACCTGTATCTTCAATCTTGAAGCAAAGTAAGCGATCACTGATTTCAGAAATAGAAATCTCTACTTTAATTTTTCCTTTCTTTGTAAATTTTATGGCATTGTTAATGAGGGAATAAAGAATTGTTTTAACTTTTTTCTCATCACCTATAAAAGTTTCTTTTACGGCTGAACCTATAGAAATCAAAAGGTCTAATTCTTTAATTCTTGCCGCAGTTTCGAACTCACTTTTAAGTTCTGCTACTAATTCATCAGTTTTGATCACATTTTCTTCAGCAAGTACATTACCCGATTCAATATTAGAAATCTCAATGAGATCATTAACAACATCCAAAAGTTGGGTACCGCTTGCAGCTATTTTTTCAAGATGTTTTTTCTCAGACTCATCAAGATTATTGCTTTTTTCAAGCAGCTCAGAATAACCTAATATCGCACTCAAAGGCGTTCTGAGTTCATGGGATAAATGCTCGACAAGTTTCGGTAACTCGAATTCATTTTTCTTATTCATAACGCCGTCGCTCTTTGACTCTTAAATTTTGGCGTAGTTTGCCCGAGCTTCCTTTTATAAGCCATTACAAAACCTGTAATATTGATCCCGGTCTTTTTGTTGCGCCAACCTATTTGTTCTGTTAGTCCTTCCAATTTTGGAGTATTTACTTAACCTACGAGTAGTGTAAATGATACCCCCAAAATTATTAAATGAATAGGCGTATTACAGGTTAATGTTTCCTAATTAATAATTGTAAATTCTGACTACATTCGCTCATAGACCACAAAAGAAAGCTCTTTATGATCCTCTCTTGACTGCTCTTTCCACGTCGTTCCTATATCATCTCTATATTCCGGAAAAAACGTATCGCCCTCATACTCCTTATGTATTTCCGTAATGATAAGCTTATCGGCAATATCAATCGACTGCCGATACAAAACACCACCCCCAATAATAAACACCTCCTCTTCCTGACCTAAAGCTTCGAAAGCATCCTCCAAAGAAGAGAAGGATTCCACATTATCGTACTCTTGTGTTCTTGACAATACAATATTACGACGATCGGGTAGCGGAATTTCATTAAGCTCTTCAAAAACCCCTCTACCCATAATAATAGGATTACCTAATGTTGTATTTTTGAAATGCTTTAGATCTTCAGGATAGCGCCACGGGAGACCGCCTTCTTTACCAATTACCAAATTAGGATCATGAGCTGCTATAAGCGTAATAATCATACTGCAACCTCAAACTTGATAACCGGATCCGGATCATAGTTTTCAAGAGTAAAGTCTTCAAAGGTTAACTCATCAACAGGTTTATTAGCTATTTTAAGTGTAGGCAATGCTTTGGGCTTTCGGGTGAGCTGCTCTTTTAAGCCTTCAACATGATTGACATAAATATGTGCATCTACAATAGTGTGAGCAAAAGTTCCGGGTTCCAAACCAACTTCCTGTGCTATGGCCATTGTTAAAGCAGAGTAACAAGCCAGGTTAAACGGAATACCTAATGCAATATCTCCGGATCGCTGAGTAAGATGACAATTCAGCTTTCCGTCTGCCACGTTAAATATATACATAATGTGACAAGGCGGCAGTCCCATTTCCTCCAGCAATCCGGGATGCCATGCACTAACTACAATGCGACGGCTGTTTGGATTCGTTTTAAGCATATCAATAGCTCTGCGAACCTGATCAAATTCCTTCCTGACCCATACATCTTTGTCGATAGCGGACCCATTTCCTTCAAATCTGACCGATTCTTTTTCAAAATATGGAAATTTTCTCCAGAGCACGGGATAAATTGGACCTACATATCCATCTTCATCTGCCCATGCATCCCAAATGTGACAATCTTTTTCGTCACGAAGCCACCTGATATGATCCTCTCCCCTCAGATACCAAAGCATCTCCAAAATCACAGAACGAAAGAATACTTTTTTTGTAGTTAGCAAAGGGAACCCTTCTGAAAGATCCACTTTATAAAATTCGGCAAAATTAGAAATCGTATCCGTGCCGGTCCGGTTTTCTTTTCTTACTCCATTTTCAAGTACACTTTTTACAAGATCGTGATATGCTTTCATTTAAATCTTTTGTGCTTTTAAAGTACTGTTCCGCTTAAAAGTAAAATTGCTATACTAAAATAGATAATGATTCCGCTTACATCCACTATTGTTGCAACAAATGGAGCGGAAGACACCGCAGGGTCAATATTTAATTTTGAAAGGACAAAAGGCAACATTGCTCCTGTAAAATTTCCAAAAAGTACAATGGCGAACAAACTTAAACCAATTACTGCAGCAGTCAAGATTACTGTACTGCTAAGCATCTGCCCACCAATAAGATCCCATGTAATTAAGGTGATGAAACCCAACAAGCCTATAAGCCCTCCCAGCATCAATCCGGATGTAAATTCTCTTGAAAAAACTTTTTTCCAATCTTCCAGTTTGATGTCATCCGTAGCCAAAGCTCGGATTACCAGGGTTGCCGCCTGTGAACCGGAGTTACCGCCACTGGAGATAATTAAGGGAACGAAGAAAGAAAGAGCCACTACTTTTTGAAGAATTTCCTCATATCCGCCCATGGCAATCGCTGTTAGAATCTGCCCAACAAAAAGAATAACAAGCCACCAAAGCCGCTTTTTAACAATATCAAAGATAGAAGTTTGAGAATAATAATCGTCCAGGGCATCCATACCGGCCATTTTCTGCATATCCTCAGTCGTCTCTTCTTCTGCTACATCTATGATATCATCAGCGGTCACAATCCCGACTAAAACCC from Gracilimonas sp. harbors:
- a CDS encoding response regulator; translated protein: MNKKNEFELPKLVEHLSHELRTPLSAILGYSELLEKSNNLDESEKKHLEKIAASGTQLLDVVNDLIEISNIESGNVLAEENVIKTDELVAELKSEFETAARIKELDLLISIGSAVKETFIGDEKKVKTILYSLINNAIKFTKKGKIKVEISISEISDRLLCFKIEDTGIGISEEDMKHVFKPFWQANVKQKTGTGLGLTTCQKLVHILDGSLDITSVQEKGTRIVLQIPIGEDAGNAVSKENKYASKVELSAKKSLKALIVDDLPINRALARIMLEMKDFEIIEAENGKEALDSYAGNSPDVVLMDISMPVMNGIEAMEKIRNINGSGKDIPIIAITAGGHMGTRSELINKGFSEYIQKPFKEKELFEKISLFLPLTVKNLKRAPLKQISVKS
- a CDS encoding dihydrofolate reductase, producing MIITLIAAHDPNLVIGKEGGLPWRYPEDLKHFKNTTLGNPIIMGRGVFEELNEIPLPDRRNIVLSRTQEYDNVESFSSLEDAFEALGQEEEVFIIGGGVLYRQSIDIADKLIITEIHKEYEGDTFFPEYRDDIGTTWKEQSREDHKELSFVVYERM
- a CDS encoding thymidylate synthase, translated to MKAYHDLVKSVLENGVRKENRTGTDTISNFAEFYKVDLSEGFPLLTTKKVFFRSVILEMLWYLRGEDHIRWLRDEKDCHIWDAWADEDGYVGPIYPVLWRKFPYFEKESVRFEGNGSAIDKDVWVRKEFDQVRRAIDMLKTNPNSRRIVVSAWHPGLLEEMGLPPCHIMYIFNVADGKLNCHLTQRSGDIALGIPFNLACYSALTMAIAQEVGLEPGTFAHTIVDAHIYVNHVEGLKEQLTRKPKALPTLKIANKPVDELTFEDFTLENYDPDPVIKFEVAV